One genomic region from Pseudoduganella lutea encodes:
- a CDS encoding FAD-dependent monooxygenase, with protein sequence MNDNIETDYSVAICGAGPAGMALAALLVQRGMAPARIALIDAKPLDAARDDPRTLALSWGSRQILDQVGAWPVPATDIHEIHVSRKGAFGRSMITRDEHRVPALGYVTRYGDLVTVLAGVTERLGIASLRPARVTGLEETASAVRLTLDDGRTLSAAIAVQAEGGLFGAQTDKHTTRDYGQTAIIAQVEASAPIAHRAYERFTDEGPLAMLPQGDGYSMVWCVRPETAQELLSLADAAFLARLNATFGERLGRFTHATRRLAFPLGLNAGVAGTARTTAIGNAAQTLHPVAGQGLNLGLRDATVLARLLARDATTDTLAEFATLRRQDRDVTVRLTDTMARIFANTSPLQPALGLSLAAIDLLSPARSVLAQLMMYGRR encoded by the coding sequence ATGAACGACAACATCGAAACTGACTACAGCGTCGCCATTTGCGGCGCCGGCCCGGCCGGCATGGCGCTGGCCGCCCTGCTCGTGCAACGCGGCATGGCACCCGCACGCATCGCGCTGATCGACGCAAAGCCGCTGGACGCCGCGCGCGACGACCCGCGCACGCTGGCGCTCTCGTGGGGCAGCCGCCAGATCCTCGACCAGGTCGGCGCCTGGCCGGTGCCCGCCACCGACATCCATGAAATCCACGTATCGCGCAAGGGCGCGTTCGGCCGCAGCATGATCACGCGCGACGAGCACCGCGTGCCGGCGCTGGGCTACGTGACACGCTACGGCGATCTCGTGACCGTGCTGGCCGGCGTGACCGAACGCCTCGGCATCGCCTCGCTGCGACCCGCGCGCGTCACCGGGCTGGAGGAAACCGCCAGCGCCGTGCGGCTCACGCTGGACGATGGCCGGACATTGTCGGCCGCGATCGCCGTGCAGGCCGAGGGCGGCCTGTTCGGCGCGCAAACGGACAAGCACACCACGCGCGACTACGGCCAGACGGCGATCATCGCCCAGGTGGAAGCCAGCGCCCCGATCGCGCACCGTGCCTATGAACGCTTCACGGACGAAGGCCCGCTGGCGATGCTGCCGCAGGGCGATGGCTATTCGATGGTCTGGTGCGTGCGGCCGGAAACCGCGCAGGAACTGCTGTCGCTGGCCGATGCCGCCTTCCTGGCGCGGCTGAACGCCACGTTCGGCGAACGGCTGGGCCGCTTCACGCACGCCACGCGCCGCCTCGCGTTCCCGCTCGGCCTGAACGCCGGCGTGGCCGGCACGGCGCGCACCACCGCGATCGGCAACGCGGCGCAAACGCTGCACCCCGTGGCGGGCCAGGGCCTGAACCTTGGCCTGCGCGACGCCACCGTGCTGGCCCGGCTGCTGGCGCGCGACGCCACGACCGACACCCTCGCCGAATTCGCCACGCTGCGCCGGCAGGACCGCGACGTTACCGTGCGGCTGACGGACACGATGGCCCGCATCTTCGCCAACACGTCGCCACTGCAGCCGGCGCTCGGCCTGTCGCTGGCCGCCATCGACCTGCTCAGCCCCGCGCGCTCCGTGCTGGCCCAGCTGATGATGTACGGCCGCCGCTGA
- the pepP gene encoding Xaa-Pro aminopeptidase has protein sequence MNAAVTSFSARRTALLARMEPGSVAFLATAPESVRNGDSEYPYRHDSSFYYLTGFPEPESALVLVAANGEQPARAILFCREKNAEREIWDGLRHGPEAAQAGFGVDAAYPVGLLDEKMAELLAGAPVLYCRLARDEELDQQLRRWFNAVRAKGRTGITAPPALRDLMPLVEEMRVVKDAGEQATMLRAGQISAAAHRRAMRAARAGMFEYELEAELLYEFRKSGAQFPAYTPIVASGANSCILHYNTNARQTHDGDLVLIDAGCELDGYASDITRTFPVNGRFTAPQRELYEIVLAAQAAAFEAIRPGNTFHAAHDAAVRVLAQGMLDTGLLNRDTAGSLDDVIANKAYTAFYMHGTSHWLGMDVHDTGAYRITEHPDKPSRPLAEGMVLTVEPGIYVRPGAGAPEQYWNIGIRIEDDVVVAGGAPRVLTDDVPSTVDDIERLMAEER, from the coding sequence ATGAACGCCGCTGTCACGTCATTCTCCGCACGCCGTACCGCCCTACTTGCGCGCATGGAGCCGGGCAGCGTGGCGTTCCTGGCGACGGCGCCGGAAAGCGTGCGCAATGGCGACAGCGAATATCCGTACCGCCACGACAGCAGCTTTTATTACCTGACGGGTTTCCCGGAACCGGAAAGCGCGCTTGTGCTGGTGGCCGCGAACGGCGAGCAGCCGGCGCGCGCCATCCTGTTCTGCCGCGAGAAGAACGCGGAACGCGAAATCTGGGATGGCCTGCGCCACGGTCCGGAAGCGGCGCAGGCCGGATTCGGCGTCGATGCCGCATATCCGGTCGGCCTGCTCGATGAAAAGATGGCGGAGCTGCTGGCCGGCGCCCCCGTCCTGTACTGCCGCCTGGCTCGCGACGAGGAACTGGACCAGCAGTTGCGCCGCTGGTTCAACGCCGTGCGGGCCAAGGGCCGCACCGGCATCACGGCGCCACCGGCGCTGCGCGACCTCATGCCGCTGGTCGAGGAAATGCGCGTCGTCAAGGATGCCGGCGAACAGGCCACCATGCTGCGCGCCGGGCAGATCTCGGCGGCGGCGCACCGTCGCGCGATGCGGGCCGCGCGGGCCGGCATGTTCGAATACGAGCTGGAAGCGGAACTGCTGTACGAGTTTCGCAAGAGCGGCGCGCAATTCCCGGCCTACACGCCGATCGTCGCTTCCGGCGCGAACAGCTGCATCCTGCACTACAACACCAATGCCCGGCAAACGCACGACGGCGACCTGGTGCTGATCGATGCCGGCTGCGAACTCGATGGCTACGCATCCGACATCACGCGCACCTTCCCCGTCAACGGCCGCTTCACGGCGCCGCAGCGGGAACTGTACGAGATCGTGCTGGCCGCGCAGGCGGCCGCGTTCGAGGCGATCCGGCCGGGGAACACGTTCCATGCGGCACACGACGCCGCCGTGCGCGTGCTGGCGCAAGGCATGCTCGATACGGGCCTGCTGAACCGCGATACGGCGGGCAGCCTGGACGATGTGATCGCCAATAAAGCCTACACGGCGTTCTACATGCACGGCACCAGCCACTGGCTGGGCATGGACGTGCACGACACGGGCGCCTACCGCATCACCGAACACCCGGACAAGCCATCGCGCCCGTTGGCCGAAGGCATGGTGCTGACGGTGGAACCGGGCATCTACGTGCGCCCTGGCGCCGGCGCGCCGGAGCAGTACTGGAACATCGGCATCCGCATCGAGGATGACGTGGTCGTTGCCGGCGGCGCACCGCGCGTGCTGACGGACGACGTGCCGAGTACCGTGGACGACATCGAACGGCTGATGGCGGAGGAACGATGA
- the murU gene encoding N-acetylmuramate alpha-1-phosphate uridylyltransferase MurU: MKAMIFAAGRGERMRPLTDTCPKPLLKVRGRPLIEWHVLNLVRAGITEIVINHAHLGHMIEVHLGDGGRFGATIRYSAEKEALETAGGIANARHLLGEEPFLAISGDIYCPHFDFSEVKDVLHDKDLWGNAHPVEQRDIAWIWLVKNPSFHPKGDFGLNLYTVSNTGDPMWTFANIGVYRAEMFDGIQPGERAALGPLLREFAAKGQLGGEVYEGDWDNVGTPAQLEQLNAPFGAKLS, encoded by the coding sequence ATGAAAGCCATGATCTTCGCCGCCGGCCGCGGCGAGCGTATGCGCCCGCTGACGGACACCTGCCCCAAGCCGCTGCTGAAGGTGCGCGGCCGGCCGCTGATCGAGTGGCACGTGCTGAACCTGGTGCGCGCGGGCATCACGGAGATCGTCATCAACCATGCGCACCTCGGCCACATGATCGAGGTGCACCTGGGCGATGGCGGCCGCTTCGGCGCCACGATCCGCTACTCGGCCGAGAAAGAGGCGCTGGAAACGGCGGGCGGCATCGCCAACGCCCGGCACCTGCTGGGCGAGGAACCGTTCCTGGCGATCTCCGGCGACATCTATTGCCCGCACTTCGATTTCAGCGAAGTAAAGGATGTCCTGCACGACAAGGACCTGTGGGGCAATGCCCACCCGGTCGAGCAGCGCGACATCGCCTGGATCTGGCTCGTGAAAAACCCGTCGTTCCACCCGAAGGGCGACTTCGGCCTGAACCTGTACACCGTGTCCAATACCGGCGACCCGATGTGGACGTTCGCGAACATCGGCGTCTATCGTGCCGAAATGTTCGACGGCATCCAGCCTGGCGAGCGCGCCGCCCTGGGACCGCTGCTGCGTGAATTTGCCGCCAAGGGCCAGCTGGGCGGCGAAGTCTACGAAGGCGACTGGGACAACGTGGGCACGCCCGCGCAGCTCGAGCAACTGAACGCGCCCTTTGGAGCGAAGCTGTCATGA
- a CDS encoding aminoglycoside phosphotransferase family protein: MSLLHTLSSDGDARLLQLKTWLQGLGIVDAASARPASADASFRRYFRVDVLPAAQAQYGATLVAMDAPPERENTAAFVKVDALLAEAGVSVPAIHAQDLEQGFLLLSDLGTTTYLQALNHDNAATLYAEALSALVNIQLRSQPGVLPEFDRAFMQRELDIFPEWYIGKHLATTLTDAQSAELQKVFDHIIATCMAQPQVFMHRDFHSRNLMWMDEKNPGILDFQDAVYGPITYDAASLLRDAYVSWDEELVLDWIIRYWQHAKAAGLPVNKDFDAFYKDFEYMALQRHLKILGLFCRLNYRDGKPLYLGDLPTVMEYVRRTANRYRELKPLVKLLDALENRQPAVGYTF; this comes from the coding sequence ATGTCTTTATTGCACACTTTATCTTCCGACGGCGACGCGCGCCTGCTTCAATTGAAAACCTGGCTGCAGGGCCTGGGCATCGTGGACGCCGCCTCGGCGCGCCCCGCGTCGGCCGACGCCAGCTTCCGCCGCTACTTCCGGGTCGACGTATTGCCGGCCGCCCAGGCACAATACGGTGCCACCCTGGTGGCCATGGACGCGCCACCGGAGCGCGAGAATACCGCAGCGTTCGTGAAGGTGGACGCACTGCTGGCCGAAGCCGGCGTTTCCGTTCCCGCGATCCATGCGCAGGACCTGGAACAGGGCTTCCTGCTGCTGTCCGACCTGGGCACCACCACCTACCTGCAGGCACTGAACCACGACAATGCCGCCACGCTGTATGCCGAGGCCCTGTCCGCGCTCGTCAACATCCAGCTGCGCAGCCAGCCCGGCGTGCTGCCCGAGTTCGACCGCGCCTTCATGCAGCGCGAACTCGACATCTTCCCCGAGTGGTACATCGGCAAGCATCTCGCCACCACGCTCACCGATGCCCAGTCGGCCGAACTGCAAAAGGTGTTCGACCACATCATCGCCACGTGCATGGCGCAGCCGCAGGTGTTCATGCACCGCGACTTCCATTCGCGCAACCTGATGTGGATGGACGAGAAGAATCCCGGCATCCTCGATTTCCAGGATGCCGTCTACGGCCCCATCACCTACGATGCGGCCTCGCTGCTGCGCGATGCCTACGTGTCGTGGGACGAGGAACTGGTGCTGGACTGGATCATCCGCTACTGGCAGCACGCGAAAGCCGCCGGCCTGCCCGTCAACAAGGATTTCGACGCGTTCTACAAGGATTTCGAGTACATGGCCCTGCAGCGCCACCTGAAGATCCTCGGCCTGTTCTGCCGCCTGAACTATCGCGACGGCAAGCCGCTGTACCTGGGCGACCTGCCCACGGTGATGGAGTACGTGCGCCGCACGGCCAACCGCTACCGCGAGCTCAAGCCCCTGGTCAAGTTGCTCGATGCGCTGGAAAACCGCCAGCCCGCCGTCGGCTACACGTTCTGA